In Levilactobacillus brevis, a single genomic region encodes these proteins:
- a CDS encoding aldo/keto reductase — MTHTNVKIGKTDVVATPLGLGTNAVGGYNLFPNLKDEDGINLVKAGLNHGIQLLDTAFVYGLGHSEELVGQAMHDFDRHSFALATKGAQDFSTGEQVINNDPAFLTQQVEASLKRLNTDYLDIYYIHFPDKQTPKAEAVGALQRLREQGKIRAIGVSNFSLDQVKEANADGYVDVVEDEFSLLHRDHEADLMPYLRDHQISFVPYFPLASGLLTGKYDQDVTFPADDIRSQISDFQEPRYGQALKALAQVKPIAAAHHATVAQTVLAWYMQNPLVSVVIPGAKRASQVEANAQSLDVTLSSADYHTIDDAFAGFKTTANGKSLADPD, encoded by the coding sequence ATGACACACACAAACGTAAAAATTGGCAAGACGGACGTTGTCGCCACACCCTTAGGCCTAGGGACGAACGCGGTCGGTGGGTACAACCTCTTTCCTAATTTGAAGGACGAAGACGGGATCAATCTGGTCAAGGCCGGGCTGAACCACGGCATCCAGCTACTGGACACGGCCTTTGTCTATGGGTTGGGCCATTCCGAAGAACTGGTGGGCCAAGCCATGCACGACTTCGACCGCCACAGTTTTGCTCTCGCCACCAAGGGCGCTCAGGACTTCTCGACCGGTGAACAGGTGATTAACAACGATCCGGCCTTCCTGACCCAGCAAGTCGAGGCCAGCTTAAAACGGTTAAACACGGATTATCTCGACATCTACTACATTCATTTCCCAGATAAGCAAACGCCTAAGGCCGAAGCCGTGGGTGCCCTCCAACGCCTGCGCGAACAGGGAAAGATTCGAGCCATCGGTGTTTCCAACTTTAGCCTCGATCAGGTTAAGGAAGCCAACGCTGACGGCTACGTGGACGTCGTCGAAGACGAATTCAGCCTGCTTCACCGGGATCACGAGGCCGACCTGATGCCATATCTACGTGACCATCAGATTAGCTTTGTTCCCTACTTCCCGCTGGCTTCGGGCCTATTAACCGGAAAGTACGATCAAGACGTCACCTTCCCTGCCGACGATATTCGCAGCCAGATCAGCGATTTCCAGGAACCCCGGTACGGACAAGCACTCAAGGCCCTTGCCCAGGTTAAACCGATTGCGGCAGCCCATCACGCCACCGTGGCACAGACCGTGTTGGCGTGGTATATGCAAAATCCACTGGTCAGTGTCGTCATCCCCGGTGCCAAGCGAGCCAGTCAGGTTGAGGCTAACGCCCAGTCATTAGACGTAACGCTCAGCTCTGCCGACTATCACACCATCGACGACGCCTTTGCGGGCTTTAAAACCACGGCTAACGGCAAGTCGTTGGCCGATCCAGACTAA
- a CDS encoding NCS2 family permease — translation MAKFFQFEELGTNYKTEILAGITTFVSMAYILFVNPQVLGASGISQGAVFTATAFASAFGCALMGILANYPIAISASLGINAFFAYSVVIGMKVPWQTALAGVFVASILFMILTAFKLREKVVDAIPRDLKMAISAGIGLFIAFIGLSQGGLVAADKSTVVTLGSLQVGSTWLTIFGLLVTLILMSAKVPGAIFIGMVANSILGLITGLIPMPAHIVAGIPSISSTFMVGLTHVGSINSLQLIVVVLTFLLVTFFDTTGTLVGLAEQAGLVKNNKIPRIGKALMADSTTMVAGSLLGTSPMGAFVESSAGIAVGGRSGFTAIVTAILFVLGAFFSPLLAVVTNQVTAPALIIVGVLMAQSLKNIHWEKFEVAAPAFLIVLGMPLTYSISDGIALGFITYPLTMIAAKRGKEVGPMMYGLAVVFILFLWILNAD, via the coding sequence ATTGCCAAGTTTTTTCAGTTTGAGGAATTAGGAACCAACTATAAAACAGAAATTTTAGCCGGGATTACGACCTTCGTGTCAATGGCCTATATCCTGTTCGTGAACCCCCAGGTATTAGGCGCTTCCGGCATCAGTCAGGGGGCGGTCTTCACCGCCACGGCCTTTGCTTCCGCCTTCGGGTGTGCCCTGATGGGAATTCTGGCCAACTACCCCATCGCCATTTCCGCAAGTCTAGGGATTAACGCCTTCTTCGCCTACTCCGTCGTCATCGGGATGAAGGTCCCTTGGCAAACGGCCCTCGCCGGTGTCTTCGTGGCCTCGATTCTCTTCATGATTTTAACGGCCTTCAAGTTGCGGGAAAAAGTCGTTGACGCCATTCCCCGTGATCTGAAAATGGCCATCAGTGCCGGAATTGGACTATTCATTGCCTTTATCGGCCTGAGCCAAGGCGGTCTGGTAGCTGCCGACAAATCCACGGTGGTCACACTGGGCTCCTTGCAAGTCGGGAGCACCTGGCTAACCATCTTCGGTTTACTGGTCACTTTAATTCTGATGAGTGCCAAGGTTCCCGGTGCCATCTTCATCGGGATGGTTGCCAACTCCATCTTAGGGTTGATCACCGGATTGATTCCCATGCCCGCACACATCGTTGCCGGCATTCCTAGCATTAGTTCCACGTTTATGGTGGGCTTAACGCACGTTGGTAGCATCAATTCCCTACAGCTAATCGTCGTCGTATTGACCTTCCTGCTGGTGACCTTCTTCGACACGACCGGGACCTTGGTCGGGTTAGCCGAACAGGCTGGCTTGGTCAAGAACAACAAGATTCCGCGTATCGGTAAAGCCCTGATGGCCGATTCGACCACGATGGTTGCCGGTTCCTTACTGGGAACGTCTCCAATGGGGGCCTTCGTCGAGTCTTCCGCCGGGATTGCGGTGGGTGGTCGTTCCGGCTTCACTGCCATCGTCACGGCGATTCTGTTCGTGCTGGGGGCCTTCTTCTCCCCACTGCTGGCCGTGGTAACCAACCAAGTGACGGCACCAGCCTTGATTATCGTCGGGGTGCTGATGGCCCAATCTTTGAAGAATATTCACTGGGAAAAGTTTGAGGTAGCCGCCCCAGCCTTTCTAATTGTCCTGGGCATGCCCCTGACCTACAGTATTTCCGATGGGATTGCCTTAGGATTTATCACCTACCCACTGACCATGATTGCCGCCAAGCGCGGCAAGGAAGTTGGCCCGATGATGTACGGTTTAGCCGTCGTCTTCATCCTCTTCTTGTGGATCTTAAATGCCGACTAA